From Burkholderia sp. WP9, a single genomic window includes:
- a CDS encoding sorbosone dehydrogenase family protein, translating to MRLFKRLVVLLILPLTACAIGPSSSADNGFGASPAMPAPQSTLLPMVNIAPVQARPDGSMPSAPDGFSVTRFAGGLAHPRWIYTLPNGDVLVAESDAPKEHDEGSGLFGWVRRQVMKRAGAGVSSPDRIVLLRDANNTGVAQMQTVFIGGLHSPFGMALIGNELYVADTDALLRFDYVEGATQITGPGVKVADLPAGPINHHWTKNILADRSGKHLYITVGSNSNAGENGIDAEQDRARILEFDVKTGGLRPYATGLRNPNGLSWQPDSGALWTAVNERDDLGNNLVPDYMTAVKDGAFYGFPYSYYGQHVDQRVKPQRPDRVAAAIAPDYALGNHTASLGLVFYDRTLFPAHYRGGAFVGQHGSWNRKPHAGYKVVFVPFVDGKPAGAPEDFLSGFLTADGHAVGRPVGVALDAHGALLVADDVGNTVWRIAPRSSM from the coding sequence ATGCGCCTATTCAAACGTCTGGTAGTTTTACTGATCTTGCCGCTGACCGCGTGCGCGATCGGCCCATCGAGTTCTGCTGATAACGGTTTCGGCGCCTCGCCCGCCATGCCGGCTCCGCAATCGACGCTGCTTCCGATGGTCAACATCGCGCCTGTTCAGGCGCGCCCAGATGGCTCTATGCCGAGCGCCCCCGACGGTTTTTCCGTCACCCGGTTCGCCGGCGGCCTCGCGCACCCACGCTGGATTTACACGCTGCCCAACGGTGACGTGCTCGTGGCGGAAAGCGATGCACCGAAAGAACACGACGAAGGAAGCGGCCTGTTCGGCTGGGTCAGACGGCAGGTAATGAAGCGCGCGGGCGCGGGCGTGAGCAGTCCCGATCGTATCGTGCTACTACGCGACGCGAACAACACGGGCGTTGCCCAGATGCAAACCGTGTTTATTGGCGGCCTGCATTCGCCGTTCGGAATGGCGCTGATTGGCAATGAACTCTACGTGGCCGATACGGACGCTCTCCTGCGTTTCGACTATGTCGAAGGCGCCACACAGATCACCGGCCCCGGGGTCAAGGTCGCCGATTTGCCAGCCGGTCCGATCAACCACCACTGGACCAAGAATATTCTCGCCGACCGCTCGGGCAAGCACCTCTATATCACGGTGGGATCGAATAGCAACGCGGGCGAAAATGGCATCGACGCCGAGCAGGACCGCGCACGGATACTCGAGTTCGACGTGAAAACCGGCGGTTTGCGTCCGTATGCGACGGGACTGCGCAATCCCAATGGCCTCTCGTGGCAACCCGACAGCGGCGCATTGTGGACGGCGGTCAACGAGCGGGACGATCTGGGCAACAACCTCGTACCGGACTACATGACCGCGGTAAAAGATGGCGCGTTTTATGGCTTTCCCTACAGCTACTACGGCCAGCACGTCGACCAGCGAGTCAAACCGCAACGTCCCGACCGCGTTGCTGCGGCGATTGCACCGGACTATGCGCTGGGCAATCATACGGCTTCGCTAGGTCTCGTCTTTTACGACCGAACGCTGTTTCCCGCGCACTATCGAGGCGGCGCATTTGTCGGCCAGCACGGCTCGTGGAACCGCAAGCCGCACGCTGGTTACAAGGTTGTGTTCGTGCCTTTCGTCGACGGAAAACCTGCTGGCGCTCCTGAGGATTTCCTGAGCGGCTTTCTGACCGCGGATGGCCACGCGGTAGGACGGCCCGTTGGCGTCGCACTGGATGCGCACGGGGCGTTGCTCGTGGCGGACGACGTAGGTAACACTGTCTGGCGAATCGCGCCACGTAGCAGCATGTGA
- a CDS encoding LuxR C-terminal-related transcriptional regulator: MPREALMARLLEARRQRCVVIQGPAGSAKTSTMLALRQAMLTLDFDVAWLSLAPEDDDLTAFFHGLLASLASVDPAIAREAELLVGRESDETAVEHWVITLVRGIARRKRELVLMLDDVHYLQNARILEAMRWLLDYAPPQLHVVLASRRALPVSLARLRSQGLATELDRRDLRFSAEESERFLREQLGDIAKRDAQVVHELTDGWAAGLQLFAIDLKTRKGAAFAPATVRDAETFARYFEREVLVRLAPDDLLLLTRAALCERFCARLCASLMQHADAVADVASRLSRLEGDNLFISQIGVGQDGETWYRLHPLLREVLQRRVAGLPAAELRELHAAAWLWLSEQGYVDEAVHHAVLADNAQAAADLVEGCAHDLLARGELRQLAGLVRRLPPAQITARFDLRVITAYLQMYAGETDALMQSIQQIASRSERPDPRQRYALALLRGGLALQRDDTDSVVALLPELQRVPADADDFTRAGRGNILSWMFIHRGEYEQARKVLEEGAPHGGAPRGILLGRCMSGMTHAAEGQVLLAERVFCDVLAEAEKQGPAYVGIACMAAALLGEALYELNDVDAALGLLDERIDVLERVSIPDTVLRALVVLAGAHWFAGRRLEARDYLDRLEDYAKRHGVDRLLANALCLRSRWLLEEGSLDEAEAALLRCEALAARYAGAARSTAWEISVCADLARIRMCLHLNDFDGAMNRLKPLSALSEAGGRWCRVAGLRLQMSIAEMGRHNERAAREHLVEALRLGHRLGLMRSLLDELGPCRQILDPLPSEQGFDPVLAFYAQRLIEAGQATAPAAPQTAAMHVPIQSLSERENEVLGLLALALPNKKIARVMDVSLDTVKWHLKNIYRKLEVSGRDGAVARMRDAGAR, translated from the coding sequence ATGCCGCGCGAAGCCTTGATGGCGCGCCTGCTCGAAGCGCGGCGGCAGCGTTGCGTGGTGATTCAGGGGCCGGCCGGCAGCGCCAAAACCAGCACGATGCTGGCCCTGCGGCAAGCCATGCTGACGCTGGATTTCGACGTGGCCTGGCTGTCGCTCGCGCCTGAGGACGACGACCTGACCGCGTTCTTTCACGGTCTGCTCGCGAGCCTTGCCAGCGTGGATCCGGCGATCGCGCGCGAAGCGGAACTGCTGGTCGGCCGTGAAAGCGACGAGACGGCGGTCGAGCATTGGGTAATCACGCTCGTTCGTGGGATTGCGCGCCGCAAGCGCGAGCTCGTGCTGATGCTAGACGACGTTCATTACCTTCAGAACGCCCGGATTCTCGAAGCGATGCGCTGGCTGCTCGATTACGCGCCACCACAGCTTCATGTCGTACTGGCTTCGCGGCGGGCGTTGCCCGTTTCGCTGGCGCGCCTGCGCTCGCAGGGTCTCGCGACCGAACTCGATCGACGGGATCTGCGCTTTTCGGCCGAAGAATCAGAGCGGTTCTTGCGCGAACAACTCGGCGACATCGCCAAACGGGACGCGCAGGTCGTGCATGAACTGACCGACGGCTGGGCGGCGGGCCTGCAATTGTTCGCGATCGACCTGAAGACCCGCAAAGGTGCGGCCTTCGCGCCTGCAACGGTGCGCGACGCCGAGACGTTCGCCCGCTACTTCGAACGCGAAGTGCTGGTGCGCCTCGCGCCGGACGATCTGCTTCTGCTTACTCGCGCGGCGTTGTGCGAACGATTTTGCGCACGCCTTTGCGCGAGCTTGATGCAGCATGCAGATGCGGTTGCAGACGTCGCCTCCCGACTCAGTCGCCTGGAGGGCGACAATCTGTTCATCAGCCAGATTGGTGTCGGACAGGACGGCGAAACCTGGTATCGCCTGCATCCTCTGCTGCGCGAGGTGCTGCAGCGCCGGGTCGCCGGGCTGCCGGCCGCGGAATTGCGCGAACTGCATGCGGCGGCCTGGCTGTGGCTCAGTGAGCAAGGTTATGTCGACGAAGCCGTGCATCACGCCGTGCTGGCCGACAACGCACAGGCTGCCGCCGACCTCGTGGAGGGCTGCGCGCACGATCTGCTCGCGCGCGGCGAACTCCGGCAGCTGGCGGGCCTGGTGCGCCGGTTGCCTCCGGCGCAGATCACGGCGCGTTTCGATCTGCGCGTGATCACCGCCTATCTGCAAATGTATGCGGGGGAAACCGATGCGCTCATGCAGAGCATCCAGCAGATAGCGTCGCGCAGCGAGCGGCCGGACCCGCGTCAGCGCTACGCGCTCGCGCTGCTTCGCGGTGGCCTCGCGCTACAGCGCGACGACACGGATTCGGTCGTCGCGCTATTGCCTGAACTGCAGCGCGTCCCCGCGGACGCGGACGATTTCACCCGTGCGGGTCGCGGCAATATTCTCTCGTGGATGTTCATCCATCGTGGTGAATATGAACAGGCGCGCAAGGTGTTGGAGGAAGGTGCGCCGCATGGCGGCGCGCCGCGCGGCATTCTGCTTGGCCGGTGCATGAGCGGTATGACGCACGCCGCCGAGGGGCAGGTGCTGCTCGCCGAGCGGGTCTTTTGCGACGTGCTGGCGGAAGCGGAAAAACAGGGGCCGGCCTACGTCGGCATTGCGTGCATGGCCGCGGCGCTGCTTGGCGAAGCGCTCTACGAACTGAACGATGTCGATGCCGCACTCGGTCTGTTGGACGAACGCATCGACGTGCTAGAGCGTGTGTCGATTCCGGACACCGTGTTGCGAGCGCTGGTGGTGCTCGCCGGCGCGCACTGGTTCGCGGGCCGTCGGCTCGAGGCGCGCGACTATCTCGATCGACTCGAAGACTATGCGAAGCGTCATGGTGTGGATCGTCTACTCGCCAACGCACTCTGCTTGCGCTCCCGCTGGCTGCTGGAAGAAGGCAGTCTCGATGAAGCCGAGGCGGCGCTGCTGCGCTGCGAAGCGCTCGCGGCGCGTTATGCCGGCGCGGCACGCAGCACGGCATGGGAAATCAGCGTCTGCGCCGATCTTGCGCGCATTCGCATGTGCCTGCATCTGAACGATTTCGACGGCGCGATGAACCGGCTGAAGCCCCTCAGCGCGCTGTCCGAAGCGGGAGGGCGGTGGTGCCGCGTAGCCGGGTTGCGGTTGCAGATGTCGATTGCCGAGATGGGGCGCCACAACGAGAGAGCGGCGCGTGAGCATCTGGTCGAGGCGCTGCGTCTCGGGCACCGGCTGGGGCTGATGCGCAGCCTGCTGGACGAGCTTGGACCCTGCCGGCAGATTCTCGACCCGCTGCCGTCGGAACAGGGCTTCGATCCCGTCCTCGCTTTCTATGCCCAACGGCTGATCGAAGCCGGACAGGCAACGGCACCTGCCGCGCCACAGACGGCTGCGATGCACGTGCCGATCCAGTCGCTCAGCGAACGTGAAAACGAGGTCCTGGGTCTGCTTGCACTTGCATTGCCCAACAAGAAGATTGCGCGGGTCATGGACGTTTCGCTCGATACGGTGAAGTGGCACCTGAAGAACATCTACAGAAAGCTCGAAGTGTCGGGCCGCGACGGCGCCGTCGCCAGGATGCGCGACGCGGGCGCGCGATAA
- a CDS encoding response regulator transcription factor, protein MIKVAISDAHGVVREGLRAILRCAGDFSIVGEAFDGASTLLLAGTTDAAVLTLGLLMPGVHGLDLISLIKSENPALRILVVTMRAEESFAARAFKAGASGYITKNCSAAEFLDAARKVGTGGIYVSVAMADQFAHGLADTGSALPHQRLSAREFEVFLLIAAGESVTAIAEKLGLSAKTVSTHRTKILEKSSLPNDAALVRYAVHHNLFEDGGLEAI, encoded by the coding sequence ATGATCAAGGTGGCAATATCTGATGCGCACGGCGTCGTGCGGGAGGGTTTACGCGCGATTCTCCGTTGCGCGGGGGACTTCAGCATCGTTGGCGAGGCCTTTGATGGCGCAAGCACGCTCTTGCTTGCGGGAACAACTGATGCGGCCGTTTTGACGCTCGGCTTGCTCATGCCTGGCGTCCACGGACTCGATCTCATTTCCCTGATCAAGAGCGAAAATCCCGCGCTGCGCATTCTCGTTGTCACCATGCGCGCCGAGGAATCGTTTGCGGCCCGTGCATTCAAAGCGGGAGCATCCGGGTACATCACCAAAAATTGCTCGGCCGCGGAATTCCTCGACGCCGCGAGAAAGGTTGGGACAGGCGGTATATATGTGAGTGTTGCAATGGCCGATCAATTCGCCCACGGCCTCGCCGATACGGGTTCCGCATTGCCTCACCAGCGTTTGTCGGCGAGGGAATTCGAAGTATTTCTTCTGATCGCGGCAGGCGAATCCGTGACTGCTATCGCCGAGAAACTAGGGTTGAGCGCGAAAACGGTCAGCACCCACAGGACGAAGATTCTGGAAAAATCGAGCCTTCCTAACGACGCGGCCCTTGTGCGATACGCGGTGCACCACAACCTCTTTGAGGATGGCGGTCTCGAAGCAATCTGA
- a CDS encoding SGNH/GDSL hydrolase family protein yields MRGMNDTVRAAIFAVAVSLLSACGGHDGSSNNGRTATPAGGVHLQIVSFGDSLSDVGTYAPIAGAVGGGRFTTNPGQVWTQNIAQYYGDTLNVAYTIDITHKLSAQGGLGYAEGGATVATPANQSDFLTSVIGNIEMPVNQQVSSYLAAHGSFNSNQLVLVWAGANDVLRAGALPAAAQTVNTAAATLAQVVGQIVQNGATHVVVVNVPNIGLSPHGIASSDGGANLTQLSQLFNSSLNAALQTDGLQGKVIQIDSYTWLNGIMANFQANGFAVSNTGVACDPKKTPDDTALLCSPPTYVSANADQTYMFADDLHPTTHLHALFAQYVEHQIASTGLGH; encoded by the coding sequence ATGCGAGGAATGAATGACACGGTACGCGCTGCAATTTTTGCCGTCGCGGTCTCACTGCTTTCGGCGTGCGGTGGGCACGACGGCAGTTCGAATAATGGCCGCACGGCGACGCCGGCAGGCGGCGTCCATCTGCAAATTGTCTCGTTCGGAGACAGCCTTTCGGATGTCGGAACCTACGCGCCAATCGCCGGCGCGGTTGGCGGAGGGCGTTTCACGACCAATCCCGGACAGGTGTGGACTCAGAATATCGCGCAATACTACGGCGACACGCTAAATGTCGCGTACACCATCGACATCACGCATAAGCTCAGCGCGCAAGGCGGCCTCGGCTATGCGGAGGGTGGCGCCACGGTGGCGACGCCGGCAAACCAGTCCGATTTTCTGACCAGCGTGATCGGCAACATCGAAATGCCGGTGAATCAGCAGGTTTCGAGCTATCTGGCCGCTCACGGGAGTTTCAACTCGAATCAACTAGTGCTCGTCTGGGCGGGCGCGAACGATGTGCTACGCGCCGGGGCTCTGCCAGCGGCTGCACAGACGGTCAACACGGCGGCTGCCACCCTCGCTCAGGTTGTCGGTCAGATCGTCCAGAACGGCGCCACGCATGTCGTGGTGGTCAATGTGCCGAATATCGGACTGTCGCCGCACGGCATCGCCTCGTCCGATGGCGGGGCTAACTTGACCCAGTTATCGCAGCTGTTCAACAGCAGCCTTAACGCCGCTTTGCAGACCGATGGCCTGCAGGGCAAGGTCATCCAGATCGATTCCTATACCTGGCTGAACGGAATCATGGCGAATTTTCAGGCCAACGGCTTCGCCGTGTCGAACACCGGCGTTGCTTGCGACCCCAAGAAAACGCCCGACGACACGGCACTGCTGTGCTCGCCGCCAACCTACGTGAGCGCCAACGCGGACCAGACGTACATGTTCGCCGACGACCTTCATCCGACCACGCACCTGCACGCGCTATTCGCGCAGTACGTGGAGCACCAGATCGCCAGCACCGGCCTGGGCCATTGA
- a CDS encoding acyl-CoA dehydrogenase family protein produces the protein MEVKRNVYREDHEMLRETARRFFERECLPRQAQWDEAGCVDRETWLKAGREGLLCVTVPEEYGGGGGDFGHSAIVAEELHRAGVSGFSYSVHSDITAPYIVRLGTEEQKRNWLPPICRGEKILAIAMTEPGTGSDLKSIRTTAVRDGDDYVINGSKTFISNGLNCDMVVVVCKTDPSAGAKGVSLIMVETDRAGFRRGRKLEKVGQAAADTAELFFDNVRVPASNLIGNENGGFIHLMEELPQERLIIAVYCAAKLERQLELTLQYVKDRRAFNQTVWDFQNTKFKLADVKAQAVAVRTLVDYYIREHMERKLTLQEAAIAKLFATEAMWKCIDEMVQLHGGYGYMLEYPIARAFADMRVTRIFGGTSEVLRDLISRKL, from the coding sequence GTGGAAGTCAAACGTAATGTCTATCGCGAGGATCACGAGATGCTGCGTGAAACCGCGCGGCGTTTCTTCGAACGGGAATGCCTGCCGCGTCAGGCGCAGTGGGACGAGGCCGGCTGTGTCGATCGCGAGACGTGGTTGAAGGCCGGGCGGGAAGGTCTGCTGTGCGTGACCGTCCCGGAAGAATACGGCGGTGGCGGCGGCGATTTCGGTCATTCGGCGATCGTCGCGGAAGAGTTGCATCGTGCGGGCGTGTCGGGTTTCAGCTATTCCGTGCACTCCGATATCACCGCGCCGTACATCGTGCGCCTCGGCACCGAAGAGCAGAAACGCAACTGGTTGCCGCCCATTTGCCGCGGCGAAAAGATTCTCGCCATCGCGATGACCGAGCCCGGCACGGGCTCTGATCTGAAGTCGATCCGTACCACCGCGGTGCGCGATGGCGACGACTACGTGATCAACGGCAGCAAGACTTTCATCTCCAACGGCCTGAACTGCGACATGGTGGTGGTGGTCTGCAAGACCGACCCGTCGGCGGGTGCGAAGGGCGTGAGCCTGATCATGGTCGAAACCGACCGTGCCGGTTTTCGCCGTGGCCGCAAGCTCGAGAAAGTCGGGCAGGCCGCGGCTGACACTGCCGAACTCTTTTTCGACAACGTGCGCGTACCGGCAAGCAACCTGATCGGTAACGAGAACGGCGGCTTCATTCACCTGATGGAAGAGTTGCCGCAAGAGCGCCTGATCATCGCGGTGTATTGCGCCGCGAAGCTGGAGCGGCAACTCGAACTGACGTTGCAATACGTGAAGGACCGACGCGCTTTCAATCAAACCGTGTGGGACTTCCAGAACACCAAATTCAAGCTGGCCGATGTGAAGGCGCAAGCCGTCGCGGTCCGCACGCTGGTCGATTACTACATCCGCGAGCACATGGAGCGCAAGCTCACGCTGCAGGAAGCGGCCATCGCCAAGCTCTTCGCGACCGAAGCGATGTGGAAGTGCATCGACGAAATGGTCCAGTTGCATGGCGGTTACGGCTACATGCTGGAGTATCCGATTGCCCGTGCCTTTGCCGACATGCGCGTCACGCGCATTTTCGGTGGGACCAGCGAGGTTCTGCGGGATCTGATCTCGCGCAAGCTTTAA
- a CDS encoding MFS transporter — protein MSTRKAVSGHSAGAGVMEPGGVAPLQGSGAAQGRNHADGRLLKRAATASFIGNFVEWFDYASYGYLATIIAVVFFPKTDSATGLLAAYGVFAISFIVRPIGGIVWGHFGDKIGRRTALSLSILIMSCSTFVIAFLPTYAQVGVLAPVLLLLVRVVQGFSASGEYAGASAFLAEYAPEGKRGVYTSIVPASTAAGLLFGSVFVAVLHGVLTTEQLHSFGWRLPFLLAAPFGLIGRYIRVRLEDTPKFKAMEASHHVPRAPVKELMSVHRGKMLVAFGVTCLNAVAFYLVLSYMPTYLSTEMGVGETESFIAATISLAAYIGLIFLMGALSDRVGRKTMLIGASILFAVLTVPLFKSLVGANFVTIVMIQIAFGALLTMNDGTLPCFLSEIFPTRVRYSGFAFCFNAANALFGGTAPLVATWLIGVTGNKLAPAWYLVGAAGIALVAMLASKETSRSPLADD, from the coding sequence ATGAGTACCAGAAAAGCGGTTTCAGGTCATTCAGCAGGTGCCGGCGTGATGGAGCCGGGTGGCGTCGCTCCATTGCAAGGATCGGGCGCCGCGCAGGGGCGTAACCATGCCGACGGACGTCTGCTTAAACGCGCGGCGACGGCGAGCTTTATCGGCAACTTTGTCGAGTGGTTCGATTACGCGTCGTACGGCTATCTTGCGACGATCATTGCGGTCGTCTTTTTCCCGAAGACGGATTCGGCGACAGGACTGCTTGCCGCGTACGGCGTGTTCGCGATTTCATTTATCGTCAGGCCGATTGGCGGCATAGTCTGGGGCCATTTCGGCGACAAGATCGGGCGTAGAACGGCACTTTCGCTTTCTATCCTGATCATGTCCTGCTCGACATTCGTCATCGCGTTTCTGCCTACGTATGCGCAAGTCGGCGTGCTCGCGCCGGTCCTGCTTTTGCTGGTTCGCGTGGTGCAGGGCTTTTCGGCTTCCGGCGAATATGCCGGTGCGTCCGCCTTCCTCGCCGAGTACGCGCCCGAGGGCAAACGCGGCGTCTATACGAGCATCGTGCCGGCGAGCACCGCGGCGGGGCTGCTGTTCGGCTCGGTGTTCGTGGCGGTGTTGCACGGCGTGCTGACGACAGAACAACTGCACTCATTCGGCTGGCGTTTGCCTTTCCTCCTTGCCGCGCCATTCGGACTGATTGGGCGATATATTCGCGTGCGTCTCGAAGACACGCCAAAGTTCAAGGCCATGGAAGCGTCGCATCACGTTCCGCGCGCACCGGTAAAAGAGTTGATGAGCGTACATCGCGGCAAGATGCTGGTCGCTTTCGGCGTGACCTGCCTGAATGCGGTGGCGTTTTATCTGGTGCTCAGCTATATGCCGACGTATCTGTCGACGGAAATGGGCGTGGGCGAAACGGAGTCGTTCATCGCCGCAACGATTTCGCTTGCCGCATACATCGGGCTCATCTTCCTGATGGGGGCGCTGTCCGATCGCGTCGGCCGCAAGACGATGTTGATTGGCGCGTCGATTCTGTTCGCGGTGCTGACCGTGCCGCTTTTCAAGAGCCTGGTTGGCGCAAACTTCGTGACGATTGTCATGATTCAGATTGCCTTCGGCGCGTTGCTAACGATGAACGACGGTACGCTGCCGTGCTTTCTGTCCGAGATCTTTCCGACGCGCGTGCGCTACAGCGGCTTTGCGTTCTGCTTCAATGCGGCGAATGCGCTATTCGGCGGCACGGCGCCGCTGGTCGCCACGTGGTTGATTGGCGTGACGGGCAACAAGCTCGCGCCAGCGTGGTATCTGGTAGGTGCGGCAGGCATTGCACTCGTGGCGATGCTCGCGAGTAAGGAGACGTCGCGCAGTCCGCTGGCAGATGATTGA
- a CDS encoding cytochrome b, protein MAKVLQGTRPAYDAVARTLHWLTVLLIAVQFVIGWTMPDIHKDTQPVGLIAWHLGVGSALIAVMVIRVIWRLTHWPTPDELPPLLSVVSRITHFLLYAALVVVPLLGWINASSRGWTVSLLGLVPYPALSEQGSAFGHEMGDVHGVLAWVLFALIALHVAAAVFHRVVLKDHVLQRMLPQAGPSNNSPRNR, encoded by the coding sequence GTGGCTAAAGTTCTGCAAGGTACGCGTCCGGCCTATGACGCAGTCGCACGCACGCTACATTGGCTAACTGTCCTGTTGATCGCGGTGCAGTTCGTGATCGGCTGGACGATGCCGGACATACACAAGGACACACAGCCCGTTGGCCTGATTGCCTGGCATCTCGGCGTCGGCTCGGCGCTGATCGCCGTCATGGTGATTAGAGTGATCTGGCGTTTGACTCACTGGCCGACGCCGGACGAGTTGCCGCCGCTATTGAGCGTCGTCTCGCGCATCACGCATTTTCTGCTTTACGCTGCGCTGGTGGTGGTGCCGCTGCTTGGCTGGATCAACGCGTCTTCACGCGGCTGGACAGTCAGTTTGCTGGGCCTTGTGCCATATCCGGCACTCAGCGAACAGGGCTCGGCTTTTGGCCACGAAATGGGTGATGTGCACGGCGTTCTCGCATGGGTGCTGTTCGCGCTGATTGCGCTGCATGTGGCCGCGGCGGTGTTCCATCGCGTTGTTCTGAAAGACCACGTACTCCAACGCATGCTGCCCCAAGCGGGGCCGTCGAATAATTCGCCGCGAAACCGCTGA
- a CDS encoding SDR family oxidoreductase, producing the protein MQQLCKNRVVVVTGAGRGLGREYALEFARQGAKVVVNDLGGKGDGSGAASGPALDVVAEIEALGGEAVANFDDVADWQGAKNMIDTAISVFGGLDVLVNNAGILRDRTLVNMSEEDWDSVIRVHMRGTFAPSRHAAAYWREEAKAGRERVARLINTSSSSGLYCNPGQANYGAAKAGIAAMSVIAARELERYGVTVNAIYPTAMSRLTEDIFAKRRDEFTAGAAPGFDPLDAGNVAPLVGWLGSSASSGITGRVFGVRGGRITVAEGWHAGPRIEKDGRWDAAELGALIPGLVEQAAPNALTSGEIPETVA; encoded by the coding sequence ATGCAGCAGCTTTGCAAGAATCGCGTTGTAGTCGTCACCGGCGCCGGTCGAGGCCTCGGACGTGAATACGCTCTGGAGTTCGCCCGTCAGGGGGCGAAAGTCGTCGTCAACGATCTCGGCGGCAAGGGAGATGGTTCGGGCGCGGCGAGCGGCCCCGCGCTTGATGTGGTCGCCGAAATCGAAGCGCTCGGCGGCGAAGCTGTCGCGAACTTCGACGACGTGGCCGACTGGCAGGGCGCGAAGAACATGATCGACACGGCGATTTCCGTTTTCGGCGGACTCGACGTGCTGGTCAACAACGCGGGCATTCTGCGCGATCGCACGCTGGTCAACATGAGCGAGGAAGACTGGGACTCGGTGATTCGCGTGCACATGCGCGGCACTTTTGCGCCGTCACGCCACGCCGCCGCATATTGGCGCGAGGAGGCCAAGGCGGGTCGCGAGCGGGTGGCGCGGCTCATCAACACCAGTTCGTCGTCGGGTCTGTACTGCAATCCTGGCCAGGCCAACTATGGCGCGGCAAAGGCCGGTATCGCCGCCATGTCGGTGATTGCGGCTCGCGAACTGGAGCGCTATGGTGTGACCGTGAATGCGATCTATCCGACCGCAATGAGCCGGCTCACTGAGGACATCTTCGCGAAGCGGCGCGACGAATTCACCGCGGGCGCCGCACCGGGCTTCGATCCGCTGGATGCCGGCAATGTCGCGCCCCTCGTGGGATGGCTGGGCAGCAGTGCGTCGAGCGGTATCACCGGGCGTGTGTTTGGCGTGCGCGGTGGCCGTATCACGGTGGCCGAAGGCTGGCATGCCGGCCCGCGCATCGAGAAGGACGGGCGTTGGGATGCGGCGGAACTCGGTGCTTTGATACCGGGGTTGG
- a CDS encoding lipid-transfer protein: MSEKVLVAGVGMIQFAKPGASQSYTEMGAEATRRALADAGIAYDLVEQAFAGYVYGDSTCGQTALYEVGMTGIPIVNVNNNCSTGSTALYLARQAIATGDADCVLALGFEQMQAGALKSHWDDRPVTRARFVPIMHGLTADLAHLPQALRTFGGAGREHMQRYGTRMETFAAVRAKASRHAANNPLALFRKQVTTEDVMNDTVLIPGVMTRLMACPPTCGGAAAILVSEKFAKKHGLRTGVQIVAQSLTTDPPASFDPPSMLNYVGTHMTRSAANKVYEQAGIGPEDIDVCELHDCFAHNEVICYESLGFCPEGGAEKFVNDGDNTYGGKVVVNPSGGLLSKGHPLGATGLAQCYELTQQLRGTADQRQVQGAKLALQHNLGLGGACVVTLYGKH, encoded by the coding sequence ATGAGCGAAAAAGTACTGGTGGCGGGCGTCGGCATGATCCAGTTCGCCAAGCCCGGCGCGAGCCAGAGCTACACCGAAATGGGCGCTGAAGCGACCCGCCGCGCGCTGGCCGATGCGGGCATTGCGTACGACCTCGTAGAGCAGGCATTCGCGGGCTACGTCTACGGGGACTCCACGTGCGGCCAGACCGCGCTGTACGAAGTGGGCATGACGGGCATTCCGATCGTCAACGTCAATAACAATTGCTCGACGGGTTCGACCGCGCTTTATCTGGCGCGCCAGGCAATCGCGACCGGCGACGCCGACTGCGTGCTCGCGCTCGGCTTCGAGCAGATGCAGGCGGGTGCATTGAAATCGCACTGGGACGACCGGCCGGTGACGCGTGCGCGTTTCGTGCCGATCATGCACGGCCTCACCGCCGACCTGGCGCATCTTCCGCAGGCACTGCGCACGTTCGGCGGCGCGGGCCGCGAGCATATGCAGCGTTACGGCACGCGCATGGAAACCTTCGCCGCGGTGCGCGCGAAGGCGAGCCGCCACGCGGCCAACAACCCGCTCGCACTGTTCCGCAAACAGGTGACGACCGAAGACGTGATGAACGACACGGTGCTGATACCCGGCGTGATGACGCGTCTGATGGCCTGCCCGCCGACATGCGGCGGCGCGGCGGCGATCCTCGTCTCCGAGAAGTTTGCGAAGAAGCATGGCTTGCGCACCGGTGTGCAGATCGTTGCGCAATCCCTCACGACGGATCCGCCGGCTTCGTTCGATCCGCCGTCGATGCTGAACTACGTCGGCACGCACATGACGCGTTCGGCCGCGAACAAGGTCTATGAACAGGCCGGTATCGGACCGGAAGACATCGACGTGTGCGAGCTGCACGACTGTTTCGCGCACAACGAAGTCATCTGCTACGAATCGCTTGGGTTCTGCCCGGAAGGCGGCGCCGAGAAGTTCGTCAACGACGGTGACAACACGTATGGCGGCAAGGTGGTGGTCAATCCGTCGGGCGGCCTGCTTTCCAAGGGGCATCCGTTGGGCGCGACCGGCCTCGCGCAGTGTTATGAGTTGACCCAGCAGTTGCGCGGCACCGCTGACCAGCGCCAGGTGCAAGGCGCGAAGCTCGCGCTTCAACACAACCTGGGCCTGGGCGGCGCGTGTGTCGTGACGCTGTACGGCAAGCACTGA